The window tataccgtagtgttgtgatggtcctataccatagtgttgtgatggtcctataccatagtgttgtgatggttctataccgtagtgttgtgatggtcctataccgtagtgttgtgatggtcctataccataTGGTTGTGATGgtctataccgtagtgttgtgatggtcctataccgtagtgttgtgatggtcctataccgtagtgttgtgatggtcctataccgtagtgttgtgatggtcctataccgtagtgttgtgatggtcctataccgtagtgttgtgatggtcctataccgtagtgttgtgatggtcctataccatagtgttgtgatggtcctataccgtagtgttgtgatggtcctataccatagtgttgtgatggtcctataccatagtgttgtgatggtcctataccctataccgtagtgttgtgatggtcctataccatagtgttgtgatggtcctataccatagtgttgtgatggtcctataccgtagtgttgtgatggtcctataccgtagtgttgtgatggtcctataccgtagtgttgtgatggtcctataccgtagtgttgtgatggtcctataccgtagtgttgtgatggtcctatactgtagtgttgtgatggtcctatactgtagtgttgtgatggtcctataccgtagtgtagtgttgtgatggtcctataccgtagtgttgtgatggtcctataccgtagtgttgtgatggtcctataccatagtgttgtgatggtcctataccgtagtgttgtgatggtcctataccgtagtgttgtgatggtcctataccgtagtgttgtgatggtcctataccgtagtgttgtgatggtcctataccgtagtgttgtgatggtcctataccgtagtgttgtgatggtcctataccgtagtgttgtgatggtcctataccgtagtgttgtgatggtcctataccgtagtgttgtgatggtcctataccgtagtgttgtgatggtcctataccgtagtgttgtgatgttgtgatggtcctataccgtagtgttgtgatggtcctataccgtagtgttgtgatggtcctataccgtagtgttgtgatggtcctataccatagtgttgtgatggtcctataccatagtgttgtgatggtcctataccgtagtgttgtgatggtcctataccgtagtgttgtgatggtcctataccgtagtgttgtgatggtcctataccatagtgttgtgatggtcctataccgtagtgttgtgatggttctataccatagtgttgtgatggtcctataccgtagtgttgtgatggttctataccgtagtgttgtgatggtcctataccgtagtgttgtgatggtcctatactgtagtgttgtgatggttctataccgtagtgttgtgatggtcctataccgtagtgttgtgatggttctataccgtagtgttgtgatggtcctataccgtagtgttgtgatggtcctataccgtagtgttgtgatggttctataccgtagtgttgtgatggtcctataccgtagtgttgtgatggtcctataccgtagtgttgtgatggtcctataccgtagtgttgtgatggttctataccgtagtgttgtgatggtcctataccgtacGAGGGCCTGCAgatactgtagtactgtgatgACTTTAAGAGAATGAATGAGGGCCTGCAGATACTGTAGCACTGTGATGACTTTAAGAGAATGAATGAGGACCTGCAGATACTGTAGCACCGTGATGACTTTAAGAGAATGAATGAGAACCTGCAGATACTGTAGCACTGTGATGACTTTATGAGAATGAATGAGGGCCTGCAGATACTGTAGCACTGTGATGACTTTAAGAGAATGAATGAGGACCTGCAGATACTGTAGCACTGTGATGACTTTAAGAGAATGAATGAGGGCCTGCAGATACTGTAGCACTGTGATGACTTTAAGAGAATGAATGAGAACCTGATACTGTAGCACTGTGATGACTTTATGAGAATGAATGAGGGCCTGCAGATACTGTAGCACTGTGATGACTTTAAGAGAATGAATGAGGACCTGCAGATACTGTAGCACTGTGATGACTTTAAGAGAATGAAGGAGGGCCTGCAGATACTGTAGCACTGTGATGACTTTAAGAGAATGAAGAGGGTCCTGCAGATACTGTAGCACTGTGATGACTTTATGAGAATGAATGAGGGCCTGCAGATACTGTAGCACTGTGATGACTTTAAGAGAATGAATGAGGACCTGCAGATACTGTAGCACTGTGATGACTTTAAGAGAATGAATGAGGACCTGCAGATACTGTAGCACTGTGATGACTTTAAGACAATCCTGCAGATACTGTAGCACTGTGATGACTTTAAGAGAATGAATGAGGACCTGCAGATACTGTAGCACTGTGATGACTTTAAGAGAATGAATGAGGACCTGCAGATACTGTAGCACTGTGATGACTTTAAGAGAATGAATGAGGACCTGCAGATACTGTAGCACTGTGATGACTTTAAGAGAATGAATGAGGGCCTGCAGATACTGTAGCACTGTGATGACTTTAAGAGAATGAATGAGGGCCTGCAGATACTGTAGCACTGTGATGACTTTAAGAGAATGAATGAGGACCTGCAGATACTGTAGCACTGTGATGACTTTAAGAGAATGAATGAGGGCCTGCAGATACTGTAGCACTGTGATGACTTTAAGAGAATGAATGAGGACCTGCAGATACTGTAGCACTGTGATGACTTTAAGAGAATGAATGAGAACCTGCAGATACTGTAGCACTGTGATGACTTTAAGAGAATGAATGAGGACCTGCAGATACTGTAGCACTGTGATGACTTTAAGAGAATGAATGAGGACCTGCAGATACTGTAGCACTGTGATGACTTTAAGAGAATGAATGAGGACCTGCAGATACTGTAGCACTGTGATGACTTTAAGAGAATGAATGAGGGCCTGCAGATACTGTAGCACTGTGATGACTTTAAGAGAATGAATGAGGACCTGCAGATACTGTAGCACTGTGATGACTTTAAGAGAATGAATGAGGACCTGCAGATACTGTAGCACTGTGATGACTTTAAGACAATAAATGAGGGCCTGCAGATACTGTAGCACTGTGATGACTTTAAGAGAATGAATGAGGACCTGCAGATACTGTAGCACTGTGATGACTTTAAGAGAATGAATGAGGACCTGCAGATACTGTAGCACTGTGATGACTTTAAGAGAATGAATGAGGGCCTGCAGATACTGTAGCACTGTGATGACTTTAAGAGAATGAATGAGGGCCTGCAGATACTGTAGCACTGTGATGACTTTAAGAGAATGAATGAGGGCCTGCAGATACTGTAGCACTGTGATGACTTTAAGAGAATGAATGAGGGCCTGCAGATACTGTAGCACTGTGATGACTTTAAGAGAATGAATGAGGGCCTGCAGATACTGTAGCACTGTGATGACTTTAAGAGAATGAATGAGGACCTGCAGATACTGTAGCACTGTGATGACTTTAAGAGAATGAATGAGGGCCTGCAGATACTGTAGCACTGTGATGACTTTAAGAGAATGAATGAGGACCTGCAGATACTGTAGCACTGTGATGACTTTAAGAGAATGAATGAGGGCCTGCAGATACTGTAGCACTGTGATGACTTTAAGAGAATGAATGAGGGCCTGCAGATACTGTAGCACTGTGATGACTTTAAGAGAATGAATGAGGGCCTGCAGATACTGTAGCACTGTGATGACTTTAAGAGAATGAATGAGGGCCTGCAGATACTGTAGCACTGTGATGACTTTAAGAGAATGAATGAGGACCTGCAGATACTGTAGCACTGTGATGACTTTAAGAGAATGAATGAGGGCCTGCAGATACTGTAGCACTGTGATGATGCATTCCAAACAGTAAACTTGTCCCTTTATTGTGGATTACTGgataataaaatgtattttggtcGACGTACAGTATCAAGAGGGCCGTGGTCCACGGCACGTGGGTCAATAATGTGCAGGGCTAGGACATCTGCATTGATGAATCAGGGGTTTTATCTGTATGGACAGGATCAAGGCCTTGGCAGCATCTCAATGCCACCAAATCCCTGCTCATTAAAATAACAAAACCTCTGATCCGACAACCTTTGATTGAGTTTTATAAAAGAGGCTCGTGGCCCTCTGTCCTGGATATTACATTGAGGAAGAGTGCTCTAACAACAGCCCAGACATGAGTAAGGTAAGGCAGACCAGTTTTTCTCTAGCTAATTGGCACTACTGTATACAGCTCTCTGGGTCTGTGCTTGTTTTTATGGACTTTAAAGCTGATTTGGAAAGAAACTGGTTGATTGATCAACACAGTAATGTCATAGTGCTGCCATGAAAAATAATCCAGAGGTAAGTTTTATAGTGTTTGGTAATGAAAATGATCATTGATCTCTGTTTTACTGGTAGACAAGCTGTAGAATTCCAACAGTGTAGTAGCCTATAACAGGAGACCTATAAACAGGAGACAAACTTACTTGTACCTAATTGTTGGTCCAGAGAAGGCAGTATATTTTGCCATTATAGAAATCatagaaaatgtgtttttatatTAGGAATGAAAGAAAAAAACCTGATGTTAACATTTCCCTCCGACCTTCGGCCCTGGCTGTGTAGATCACTTTCTACGAGGATAAAAACTTCCAGGGTCGCTCCTATGAGTGCGACACGGACTGCCCCGATGTGCACCCCCATTTCAGCCGCTGCAACTCCATCAAGGTAGATAGCGGCTGCTGGGTGCTGTACGAGAGGCCCAACTATGCAGGCTACCAGTATGTACTGACCAGGGGAGAGTTCCCAGAATATCAGCGCTGGATGGGCTACAGCGACACCATTCGCTCCTGCCGTACCTTTTCTTATGTGAGTAGCCGGGAAGTTACAGAATGGGTTTTGATGTGTGGTTTGTTCATGGCTCAATCTGTATTGTAGTAATGCATTGTGGTGATTTATCAGTGTATACTTGTTCACTCAACTGGTGGTTCTAGGGCAGGTTGCCTTAATACAGATGAAGCCTAGTCctggtcctggactaaaaagcctagtcctagtcctggactaaaaagcactttCAGTCCACGACTTGGCCTCATCTGTGTCCGGGTATCCAGCCCATAGTTTTATAAGCACAACACATGAGTCTGTGAATGGTTGGGAGATAACCAGACCACGTAAAGGTCTGAAGGTACATGTCAAAGTGACTCTACGACTCGCCTAGAGGAGGAGAgtcgatggatggatggatggaagccCATAATCTTGGGTTCCTTCAAGAGACATTTCTGAGACATTCTGGACATGTCCTAAACTACCTTTGTGACTGTCATGACCCTGGCCTATGTTAGCACACTGCGACCTCCCCAATTGTGatatcccacttctgacaccaaatGTGGTGCTTGGCTACTTTAGCATTTTGACTTCCCAGTGTTAACCTAAGGCCCGCTGAAACATGTCACTGGTTTCCTGTGTTAACCTAAGGCCCGCTGAAACATGTACTGGTTTCCTGTGTTAACCTAAGGCCCGCTGAAACATGTACTGGTTTCCTGTGTTAACCTAAGGCCCGCTGAAACATGTACTGGTTTCCTGTGTTAACCTAAGGCTCGCTGAAACATGTACTGGTTTCCTGTGTTAACCTAAGGCCCGCTGAAACATGTCACTGGTTTCCTGTGTTAACCTAAGGCCCGCTGAAACATGTACTGGTTTCCTGTGTTAACCTAAGGCCCGCTGAAACATGTTACTGGTTTCCTGTGTTAACCTAAGGCTCGCTGAAACATGCACTGGTTTCCTGTGTTAACCTAAGGCCCGCTGAAACATGTTACTGGTTTCCTGTGTTAACCTAAGGCCCGCTGAAACATGTCACTGGTTTCCTGTGTTAACCTAAGGCCCGCTGAAACATGTACTGGTTTCCTGTGTTAACCTAAGGCCCGCTGAAACATGTCACTGGTTTCCTGTGTTAACCTAAGGCCCGCTGAAACATGTACTGGTTTCCTGTGTTAACCTAAGGCCCGCTGAAACATGTACTGGTTTCCTGTGTTAACCTAAGGCCCGCTGAAACATGTACTGGTTTCCTGTGTTAACCTAAGGCCCGCTGAAACATGTACTGGTTTCCTGTGTTAACCTAAGGCCCGCTGAAACATGTACTGGTTTCCTGTGTTAACCTAAGGCCCGCTGAAACATGTACTGGTTTCCTGTGTTAACCTAAGGCCCTCTGAAACATGTACTGGTTTCCTGTGTTAACCTAAGGCCCGCTGAAACATGTCACTGGTTTCCTGTGTTAACCTAAGGCTCGCTGAAACATGTACTGGTTTCCTGTGTTAACCTAAGGCCCGCTGAAACATGTCACTGGTTTCCTGTGTTAACCTAAGGCCCGCTGAAACATGTACTGGTTTCCTGTGTTAACCTAAGGCCCGCTGAAACATGTACTGGTTTCCTGTGTTAACCTAAGGCCCGCTGAAACATGTTACTGGTTTCCTGTGTTAACCTAAGGCCTGCTGAAACATGTCACTGGTTTCCTGTGATTCCCCATGCCCCCAAGTGACCTGTGTTTTGCCAGTGTTACCTCTCCTGTACCTCTCTGTCCGAGCAGGCCAGCGGCAGTCCCTACCGCATGAGAATCTACGAGAGGCCAGACTTCCAGGGACAGATGATGGAGTTCGGCGAGGACTGTGACTCCGTCCAGGACCGTTTCCGTAGCCGTGACATCTACTCCGCCAACGTCATGGATGGCTACTGGACCCTCTACGAGCATCCCAACTACAGGGGGCGCCAGTACTTTATGAGGCCCGGCGAGTACAGGAAGTTCAGCGAATGGGGAGCCACCTGTGCCACCACAGGCTCCTTCCGTAGGATCACCGACTTTTAGGCCCAACGTCCTCTCCACTCTGACCAGTCAATAAAACGATTGTTTAAATAAGCTTGCTGTTGATATTTCCATTTCACTGTTTCTGATTAAGTGATTGATATTAATTGATgatggcagcgtagcctagtggttagagcgttggactagtaaccagaaggttgcaagttcaaacctccgagctgacaaggtacatctGTCatactgcccctgaacagacagttaacccactgttcctaggccgtcattgaaaataagaatttgttcttaactgacttgcctagttaaataaaggtcaaataaaaaaaacgtATAGGAACTGTGTTTGTGCCTTTAGCTTAAATGGAGGACAAACCTTAATATATTGAGCAAGAGGCACATGTTGTACATGTGGGTCCAAATTGAATGGAATATACTGCAAACAGGTCTACATAAGAGGATGTAAATATATAGTTGAaatgttgcacatttaacattaaAGTGTGGAATCATATGACATTAAGCAGACCATGTTCAGGATCAAGTTTCTATCTCACTCACTCTACATGCTTCTTTGACACAGAGTCACTGGGACACAAAGGGCCACACAGTTGAAACTTACCTCCACGTTGGCAAAGTTCCCAACCAGAGAAAGGTCCCAAAACAGAGATCCTGAAGATCTTTTCATACCTGCTAGTTTAAGCTTCCACCTTATGCAATATAACAGAAATCCTATTGGTTACTAGGCCCTGTCAGTCAAAGTATAGAGAAGCAAATATTAATGTCAGTAACGTAGTAATAATATTCCAGGGACTTCAGGGTGTATAGACAGACCTACATTGTCACTGTGGCTTTTTGTCAATAAAATTACACTTTTATTAGTCATGTTTAAGGACCACCTTAAAGTGCTATCAAAACTAGCTTAAAGTGCTGTCGGAAGTTAAAATATTGTAATTATGGTGTGAATCACATTGTTACTAATAAGATTGTTCTATAATAAATCTAATATTTTCTATGTCTGGTTAGATCAGTTATGTTACAgttatgtatactgaacaaaaatataaacgcaacatccaacaattttactaagttacagttcatgttAGGAAATTActaaatttaaataaattcattaggccctaatctatggatttcacatgattgggcagGGGTGCAtaggagggcataggcccacccacttggaagccaggcccacccacttggcagccaggcccacccacttgggagccaggcccacccacttggcagccaggcccacccacttgggagccaggcccacccacttggcagccaggcccacccaccaggcccacccactgggagccagccaggcccacccacttggcagccaggcccagccaggcccacccacttggcagccaggcccacccacttggcagccaggcccacccacttgggagccaggcccacccacttgggagccaggcccacccacttggcagccaggcccacccacttggcagccaggcccacccacttgggagccaggcccacccacttggcagccaggcccacccacttggcagccaggcccacccacttgggagccaggcccacccacttgggagccaggcccacccacttggcagccaggcccacccacttgggagccaggcccacccacttgggagccaggcccacccacttgggagccaggaccagccaatcagaatacgtTTTTCCGCACAAAAGTCCTTTATTCCAGACGTAAATACTCCTCAGCATCTGTGGcatttgtgttgtgtgacaaaactgcacattttaaagtgtcaTTTGATTGTCtccagcataaggtgcacctgtgtaattatcatgctgtttaatcagcttcttgatgtaCACCTGGATtttcttggcaaatgagaaatgctcactaacagagatgtaaacaaattggtgcacaaaatttgagagaaataaagtTTTGCATaagaaacatttctgggatttttttatttcagctcatgaaacatgggaccaacacttttacatgaagcgtttatatttttgttcagtgtatatgcaTTTCTGAGTCGAAAAATATTGTACAAGCAAAACCTGTAACAATATCTGTTTGACATGACCAATCCTGATCACTCCTGGgtttgcaggtagcctagtggttagagcattgggccagtaactgaaaggttgctggatgaaatccctgagctgacaagttaaaaatcagttgttcttcccctgaacaaggcagttaacccactgttcctaagctgtcattgtaaatacgaatttgttcttaactggcttggcTAGTTCAATAAAAAAAGGGTCTCCTGATTGCCTTTTTTCACACAATTAATGaattggttaaataaaataatacattatTTATTATTCATTTATAGGGGACAATGCACATGAATCAACATCAATATTACAATAATGCAACATCCATGTAAATGTGCCTGGGTTAGCCATAAGATGATTTGCACCCGTAGTCCCAGGACAGCCAAGGACAATTACACAGTCACAATACACAtactcactaaaacaatacaacaTACCAATACATCACATCCAATAATATATCattctaacaacaacaacaacactatcaTCAACTGTCGTCTTAACCACAGATAACTCATGTGTCGAGCTTTGGGTAGATTTGAACCATCAGTTATCCTGATGTTCCTGATGGTTTTCCCTAGATGCTtggctactgctactgctgttacaCAACACTGACATGATGCTGCCTCTGTGACTGACTGGCATTCGAATCCGGGTCCCCCTGCGCACCACAAAGACTGtattagcccactgagctaaagcctttAGTTCGGGGAGCTAACGCAAGTCTTCAGGTCTCTGACAAGGTTACTCATCACGTAATCGTTCACTGACCATCGGTATCACATTGACGTTTATTTTCAAATCCGGATCAgtatgaaaatgtaaaaaaaagtatttCCTCTCAAAGTGAATTAACACGGTTGTTTACTTGCTTTTTTTTCTTGCTAATGACACCATGGCAACATTGTTGTCCATTatgtatgtaaacatgatatatGATTACATACAAGCATATTCATATAGTCAGATATATTTTGTTCGCCCACAAAACACAGACCTTTAAGTATAGAACAGAACAATGAATGTATGGGACCAAACAACAGTTCATCACATCATTTACAGTAACGTCAGCGTTTTCACAGTGCATGCCTACATCTAGAAATAACAAACATATTCTGTGGCTCATTCTCACGGATTCATTCCCAGAAAGGCATTTTATAAGCTGTTACATTTGCATAATTGTGCATAAAAGGACACAATTGAAATTGACGGTGTTTGTGAATTACAATGATATGCTAAATGTCTGGTTGAGTTGTTTTGCTGATGCTAAGCCCAGCcacgcaccagatctccagtaTACACTAGTGTTTTCTGACAATAGTGATGAACGTGTGAAAACTGGCCAACAACAATAACTGGCCACACAATAAGGCATGGCTATACATAAACAGATTTGTGTGCTAACTCCAGATCATTGATTTAAATGACAATACTTTATGCTGCGCAATCACACAGCTGCTTTTTATAAAAGgacagaggcacagagagagtgACCATTGACTGTCTATCTGCCCCTCACGCAACCATGACAATGGGAAAGGTAAGTCAGGCGCCCACCTGCATTCATACGACTAGTTTTATAGTATAACTGGAAAAAAACACCAAACATTTAGTTTTGTCCCCCATATAATGACCACAACATTGAAAAAAATACATCTGTTCAGTAGATGtaagatacattttttttatgcTTTAAAATGTTTACACTCCCCTTTGCAGATCATCTTCTATGAGGACAGGAATTTCCAGGGTCGGCACCATGAGTGCATGAGCGACTGTGCCGACCTGCACTCCTACTTCAACCGCTGCAACTCCATCAAGGTGGAGAGCGGCATGTTCATGGTCTACGAGAGGCCCAACTACACtggccaccagtacttcctgAGGAGGGGAGAGTACAATGACAACCAGCGCATGATTGGCATCAACGACTGTATCAGGTCCTGCCGCATGATCCCCATGGTAAACCCAGTGTAGATGCCTCAAACTCAGGGCTACGCTCATCACTAGACCCCATCTCACATTGCAATGTGGTTTTATAGAAGAGCACCAATGAAAACTTCTTGatgttcctcaaggctccgtttCGGGCCCACCTATTTTGCTGTATTGTCTTGTTAATAATTGACCTCTAATTTGTAGTAATGTAAAAACCCAATATGACCTCTATTTCATCGTCCTGTAGCACCGCGGCTCCTACAGGATGAGGCTGTACGATCGTCCCGACATGAGTGGCCAGATGCAGGAGCTGAACGACGACTGTCCCAATGTCCAGGACCGCTTCCGCATGTCGGACATCAACTCCTGCAACGTGATGGACGGCCATTGGCTCATGTACGACCAGCCCAACTACAAGGGCAGACAGTACTACCTGAAGCCTGGCGAGTATCGCAGACCCAGCGACTGGGGTGGCCTGGGCCCCAGGATCGGATCCCTCAGACGGATCTCTGACTCCAACAACTAAAAGTTCTATGTTCCATGTCTGTTCTCAATAAAGCTGCATGTTCAaccaaacagtatgtgtctccaagcagtgtgtgtctccaaacagtgtgtgtctccaagcagtgtgtgtctccaaacagtgtgtgtctccaagcagtgtgtgtctccaaacagtgtgtgtctccaaacagtgtgtgtctccaaacagtgtgtctccaaacagtatgtctccaaacagtatgtctccaaacagtatgtctccaaacagtatgtgtctccaaacagtatgtctccaaacagtatgtctccaaacagtatgtctccaaacagtatgtctccaaacagtatgtctccaaacagtatgtgtctccaaacagtatgtctccaaacagtatgtgtctccaaacagtatgtctccaaacagtatgtctccaaacagtgtgtgtctccaaacagtatgtgtctccaaacagtatgtctcTAAACAGTACGGGCtatgtctccaaacagtatgtctccaaacagtatgtgtctccaaacagtatgtctccaaacagtgtgtctccaaacagtgtgtctccaaacagtatgtctccaaacagtgtgtgtctccaaacagtatgtgtctccaaacagtgtgtgtctccaaacagtatgtgtctccaaacagtatgtctccaaacagtatgtctccaaacagtatgtctccaaacagtatgtctccaaacagtgtgtctccaaacagtatgtctccaaacagtatgtgtctccaaacagtatgtgtctccaaaaacagtatgtctccaaacagtatgtgtctccaaacagtatgtgtctccaaacagtatgtgtctccaaaaacagtatgtgtctccaaacagtaaacagtgtgtgtctccaaacagtaaaacagtatgtgtctccaaacagtatgtgtctccaaacagtaaaacagtatgtgtctccaaacagtatgtgtctccaaacagtatgtgtctccaaacagtatgtcagtatgtgtctccaaacagtatgtgtctccaaacagtatgtctccaaacagtatgtgtctccaaacagtatgtgtctccaaacagtatgtgtctccaaacagtatgtgtctccaaacagtatgtgtctccaaacagtatgtctccaaactccaaacagtatgtgtctccaaacagtaaaacagtatgtgtctccaaacagtatgtgtctccaaacagtatgtgtctatgtgtctccaaacagtatgtgtctccaaacagtatgtgtctccaaacagtatgtgtctccaaacagtatgtctccaaacagtatgtctccaaacagtatgtgtctccaaacagtatgtgtctccaaacagtatgtgtctccaaacagtatgtgtctccaaacagtatgtctccaaacagtatgtgtctccaaacagtatgtctccaaacagtatgtgtctccaaacagtgtgtgtctccaaacagtatgtgtctccaaacagtgtgtctccaaacagtatgtctccaaacagtgtgtgtctccaaacagtatgtgtctccaaacagtatgtgtctccaaacagtatgtgtctccaaacagtatgtctccaaacagtatgtctccaaacagtatgtctccaaacagtatgtctccaaacagtatgtctccaaacagtatgtctccaaacagtatgtctccaaacagtatgtgtctccaaacagtgtgtgtctccaaacagtgtgtgtctccaaacagtatgtgtctccatacagtgtctccaaacagtatgtgcagtatgtgtctccaaacagtatgtctcCAACACAGAGGTCTCCAAACATTTGTatccaaacagtatgtgtctccaaacagtatgtgtctccaaacagtgtgtgtctccaaacagtatgtgtctccaaacagtatgtgtctccaaacagtgtgtgtctccaaacagtaaaTGTCTCCAAACAGTGCATGTGTCTCCaaaacagtatgtgtctccaaacagtatgtgtctccaaacagtatgtgtctccaaacagtaactccaaacagtgtgtgtctccaaacagtgggtgtctccaaac is drawn from Oncorhynchus keta strain PuntledgeMale-10-30-2019 chromosome 37, Oket_V2, whole genome shotgun sequence and contains these coding sequences:
- the LOC127916628 gene encoding uncharacterized protein LOC127916628, with protein sequence MSRDLYLQALIHSLKVITVLQYLQALIHSLKVITVLQYLQALIHSLKVITVLQYLQVLIHSLKVITVLQYLQALIHSLKVITVLQYLQALIHSLKVITVLQYLQALIHSLKVITVLQYLQALIHSLKVITVLQYLQALIHSLKVITVLQYLQALIHSLKVITVLQYLQVLIHSLKVITVLQYLQALIYCLKVITVLQYLQALIHSLKVITVLQYLQVLIHSLKVITVLQYLQVLIHSLKVITVLQYLQVLIHSLKVITVLQYLQALIHSLKVITVLQYLQVLIHSLKVITVLQYLQALIHSLKVITVLQYLQALIHSLKVITVLQYLQVLIHSLKVITVLQYLQVLIHSLKVITVLQYLQVLIHSLKVITVLQYLQALIHSHKVITVLQYLQVLIHSLKVITVLQYLQVLIHSLKVITVLQYLQALIHSLKVITVLQYLQALSKR
- the LOC118376003 gene encoding gamma-crystallin M2-like, with amino-acid sequence MSKITFYEDKNFQGRSYECDTDCPDVHPHFSRCNSIKVDSGCWVLYERPNYAGYQYVLTRGEFPEYQRWMGYSDTIRSCRTFSYASGSPYRMRIYERPDFQGQMMEFGEDCDSVQDRFRSRDIYSANVMDGYWTLYEHPNYRGRQYFMRPGEYRKFSEWGATCATTGSFRRITDF
- the LOC118376007 gene encoding gamma-crystallin M2-like is translated as MTMGKIIFYEDRNFQGRHHECMSDCADLHSYFNRCNSIKVESGMFMVYERPNYTGHQYFLRRGEYNDNQRMIGINDCIRSCRMIPMHRGSYRMRLYDRPDMSGQMQELNDDCPNVQDRFRMSDINSCNVMDGHWLMYDQPNYKGRQYYLKPGEYRRPSDWGGLGPRIGSLRRISDSNN